Sequence from the Prunus persica cultivar Lovell chromosome G5, Prunus_persica_NCBIv2, whole genome shotgun sequence genome:
CTAAAGGTACAGGAGACGGCGGGCTATTTGGGCCAAAAGATGCAAGAGACTGGAGGCCAGGTGGGCCACTTGTTGCAGGAGACTGGAGGTCAGGTGGGCCAGAAGACTAGAGAAACGGGGCAAAATGTAGATAAGGCCCAGGATGCTGGTAGGGACCAAGAGGGTGGTAGGACCAAAGAAGGTGGCAGGGGGCGTGAAGGTGTTACTGTTACTGTTGAgccatgaagaagatgaactgGTTCATAGATGCATGTTATATATAGGCCTTGGTAGCtagtaatctctctctctctctctctctctctctctctctctctctctctccccttcttGGGGtctctttgtttctctttctgCTTTCTTCTGTGTCACCTTTATAAACGTTTTGGCAAAAGAAAATGTAGATGTCACTGTTTGGTCAATGGTAGTTCTACGTTTGTATATGATGCAATAAAATGTTGtgctattttttttgttctttgtttgtttctttttctttttgctttcaatttccaaaaattcacacaaattttagtattttgtaGCTCAATTGGTTAATAGTATTGCTCGTTCATTTCCCCCTACTTAAGATTACATTCGTAAGGGGAATTTTAGATGAAGACCTTGTAACTCATAGTTTAGGTTAagaaacacaacacaacagaGGCAGCTTCAGGTTTCAACATCAACCCctcacaaaattaagaaatttgaGGctaaacaaagagagaaaatgaaagagacAATGGATGACCACAATCATAAGAGAGCCAGCACATGATCCGCCAATAAAACTCCATCAAGGACCAGCCAGTTTCGTTCTTTTCATACGGATTAAACAAAGCACAAAGAATAATGACCCTTCTGTTTTTAAAGACGGATTATACTAGTCTCATGTGTTCAGACTTTCTCACTCTTCAACTACTTGCAgatttcatctctctctctctctcttatgtttttgtgaatAAAATTTAGCTACATGTACATATCGAACAGACAATAAGACATTGCCAATCCTCAAATAACACACTTGGATCCATAATGTTGTTATAATCTTGACCTCTCGTGCCCAATTACAAAAATCCAACAACACTATGATttctgtttttcaattttttcaaaagcaaaacCGACAAACATATAATGCCAAAAGCAGAAGCCATTCTTGCCCATCTTATTTCCTATGCCAAATGATCATCATTTCACCATGGAAATGGCTTGTTTAAACCAAAAACAGCACCTCCTCTTCTTGGTTCTCTTCACTACTATCTTCTCCACTCATGTTCTCTCAGACAGTGTTGGCATAAGCTCAACCCGTCTGTACCCTTTTGCTTGCTCTGATTCTGATCAAATCCAGAGCTGCAATTCCTACCTATATCACATCTCAAAAGGCCATCAAATAGAGGAAATAGCCACTTTTTACTCTGTCAATTCATCCAGCATCAAGCCTATAGTTCATGGCACCCAACACAAACAAGACTATCTTGTATCTGTGCCTTGCACTTGCAAAGACATCAAAGGCACCAAAACTTACCTCTATGACACCAGTTACCTAGTTAAACAAGGAGACACCCTTGAGAATGTTGTTAGTGAGTTTTACAGTGGGCAGGCAATGATAGTTGGAGCAGAGGAGAAGCCATTTGCTGGTGTTGGCAATATGACAACTATTCTCCTTGTTTGTGGGTGCGTAGAGAGATCTTCACAGGAGGTTGTGACATACACAGTTCAAGACCATGACACTTTGATAGGAATTGAACAACTTCTATCTGCATATGAGAGTGAAATTCAGAATCTGAACATAAACCTCACTCAAACCCCAAATTTTATAGATGttggttgggttttgtttgtgcCAATGGAGCTGAATGGACTTCAACCAAAAAGGCAAGGTAGTGATTTTATTGTATTATTTGCaattcaaatcatcaatgcaAATTTTCTGAAGTTGAAGCAGTATAAAGTTAACCAAATTTTCTTGTTCAAACCAGGAAAGAGACTCAGTTTGCCTACAATTATAGGCGTAGTGTCAGCTGTTGGTTTTCTATTTGTGGCCACATTCATCATATTCCTTCTCATCAGATACAGAAAAGGAAGGAACagagaagaagatcaaaaaTCTGTTGTAAACCCAAGTGCCAAGAAAGGTTTCTCACTGAAGCAACAGTTCTTCAAAAGGCAAATGGAAGGTCAGATAAAATCTAAACTTTGATCTTAAACCATTTCAATGCGCTCACTTATATCAGTTTCTAGAAATCCTTACCATCTCAGAAATGTGATGCAACTCTGCTTCATGCAGAAACTTTTGAGAATGAAAGACCAGTTATATATAGCATGGAGCAAATCGAGATGGCTACAAGTAACTTTGATGAAACCAGGAAGATTGGGGAGGGTGGATATGGCAGCGTTTACTTCGGAATATTAGGAGAACTGGTATCATACACAAAACCatcctttcattttttttatgtcaataaaataaccaaaaaggtttatatttaatttaatctagAACCATGGATGCCTTCTTTGAAAAGCAGGAAGTTGCAATTAAGAAGATGAGATCTAGCAGAACAAAGGAGTTCTTTGCTGAGCTCAAGGTTTTATGCAAGATACATCACAACAATGtggtaagaagaaaaaaatttacaagaaTGGATCACTCTCAATGACCAAAtcttataaaaagaaaaagtatgtGACCAACTCGTATTCTCAGGTGGAGCTGCTGGGATATGCTAGTGGAAGTGACCATCTATGTTTGGTTTATGAGTTTCTACAGAATGGCTCCCTCAATGACCATCTTCATGACCCATTGCTGAAAGGTACGTAACCTCCTCATGCCATGGATACCACATCCACATCCCTCTTTATTTGAACATTTAGACAattgggtttgtttgtttttcttttagggTCTCAAACACTATTGGTTACTTGCAGGAAACCAACCTCTTTCATGGACAGCAAGAGCACAAATAGCACTGGATACAGCAAGAGGAATTGAATACATTCATGACCACACGAAGGCGCGCTATGTGCACCGGGATATAAAAACCAGTAACATTCTACTTGATCAAGGACTCAGAGCAAAGGTACACTTTCACAATTGCAATGcgtatttttcatttttgctgTGGTCAATCAAATAAACCATTCATATTTCTTAGGTGATTGCTGTTTACACACACAGGTTGCAGATTTTGGCCTAGCAAGGTTAGTAGAACGGTCAAGCGAAGAAGATATGGTAGCGACACGCGTGGTTGGAACACCCGGTTACATTCCTCCAGAGTAAGTAAAACATTATGCATTACATTATTAGTTTTCTTGAGCACTTGTcaaacaacataaaagttgGATTAGTTTTGATTAAGCTTATGAACTTGCCATAATCCactactttttgttttcttctgcaAGATCTGTTCGTGAGCTACAAATGACATCGAAAACTGATGTTTATGCGTTCGGAGTGGTGGTAGCAGAGCTAATAACGGGTCAGCGTGCGATTGTTCGTGACAACAGAGAACCAAAAAGAATGAAGTCACTCAGCTCAGTTGTAAGTCCAATTCTCAATTAAATAACAAACATATGTTGCAACATGCAAGTGACTAAAGTTAGCAACACTTTCTCTCTGAATTGTTATGCAGCTATATGCAGTGTTCCAAGAAAAAGATCCAGAAGCTGCATTGGAAGCTAAAGTAGATGGTAACATGAAAGGAAGCTACCCTATCGAAGAAGTATACAAGGTTTGTTCAACTCAAATTTTAGTTTTGGCATAGCattatgtatattattattattatgatatGTGGTTAATCATTATTTGAAGCACTTGGCAGATGGCAGAAATAGCAAGGCGGTGTTCGAGTGAAGATCCAGTAGATAGACCAGAGATGAGAGACATTGTGCAAACGCTCTCCCAAATATTGGTGTGCTCAATAGAATGGGAAGCATCACTTGGAGGGAAGAGCCAAGTCTTCAGTGGGTTAATTATGAGTGGaagataaaaatagaaaaaagaaatagaagaaCGAACAAGATGTGTGAAAATCCCTCATGTTCAACATCCCCAATATCTTTGTACTGATGTATGCaattatcatatttttttggtccaaAAACGAGAAATGTGTATGTGCCAACAAGCacaaagaatttttgttagaGAGTGGTGTGTTATTGCCACCCACTCAAATGCTAACCTCTATTGAGAGGAGCGAcgatatactaaactcacacacacaatacatatgctaggactcgaatcCAGAACCTTGTCTAGAGGAGTAATTAGTTCAAACCACtacaattataaattttttttttttaaagacataTAGGCCCATTATAACACAactatttataaaagaaaccctaggttttttttttttcacatcacagagtttttgtataaattatgTAGTTgtcatggtttttattttatttttataatgctGTTACCtcttcttataaaaataaaaacaaaaaacaaaaaaatacgcAGAATTTCACAAGTTCTATCTAAGCCCACTAAAGGAGCCCATAAAATGATAAACTGGGTAAGAGAAACCAACCCAAGTTTTATTGGGCTCTAAACGTGGTCGTTTAACCAGACtgaaatctaaaatatgaGTACTGGGCAAGTTTAGCAACCCATTATTTGACGACACTTGCCTCCACCAGGACAAAAGCAATTTCACCTCCAATTCATTGAATTTCATCAACATGAAAAACAGCTAAAATTCTGAACATTTTTGCCCATTTCATATGGTTTTAAGATATAAAATTATgacataaaattcaaaaacagagCGAGAAAAAGGTTTGATCTTTGTGGGGAGGTGACTGCTGGGTCGGATCCAAAACTATCGATCTTCAATCCCAATGGCCGGCGCCGCCTCGGCGCTCTTTTTGTTAGACATCAAAGGGCGAGTGTTGATTTGGCGCGACTACCGTGGCGATGTCTCTGCTGCTCAGGCCGAGCGCTTCTTCACCAAGTTCATTGAAAAAGAGGTaatctttctttctcatttttgcTTGCCTGCCTCAACAGGAAGACCGTAAAGTAtgtgataatatatatattcagctTTGATCACAATGAAGCTTGCATCAATTTCTCAATTAGAACGATCAAGTTTGGAAATTTCTGGGTAAAATTTAAGCTTTGCatttgtgggaatttgatcttcttcttcaggtCGATCCTTACTCCCAAGATCCAGTGGTTTACGACAATGGAGTCAGCTACATGTTCATACAGCACAACAATGTCTACTTGATGATTGCCTCGAGGCAGAACTGCAATGCTGCTAGCTTGCTGCTCTTTCTGCATCGTGTAATTGATGTACGAACTCTTCAACTCTGGCCCTTTTTTTCACTTGTATTTGCCTTAAATGGCATTATTGCCATTCATCATCCATTGTTACCCATGTGAGGTTTTCATACATTTCAATACGTTTTGTTTATGTGTTCAGGTATTTAAGCACTATTTTGAAGAGCTAGAAGAGGAATCATTAAGAGACAACTTTGTCGTAGTGGTAATTGACTTGTAAGGTCTTTTGTAGATAGAACTAGAAACCAAGTTTTGATGGGATTGTACTGACGCTGCTTTGTGATTTCGGCAGTATGAGTTACTTGATGAAATTATGGACTTTGGTTTTCCGCAATTCACTGAAGCAAAGATTCTTAGTGAGTTCATCAAGACTGATGCCTACAGGATGGAGGTGACACAGCGTCCTCCCATGGCTGTCACAAATGCAGTGTCTTGGCGCAGTGAAGGGATACGATACAAGAAGAATGAAGTAGGTTGATCCTCTCTTCATGTTTAATCGGGGATGAAATAAACTACGTGTGAACCATCATTGACTCTGTTCATTTTATATCAGGTCTTTTTGGATGTGGTGGAAAGTGTCAATATACTTGTCAACAGCAATGGACAAATAATACGGTCAGATGTTGTGGGGGCCCTAAAGATGAGAACTTATTTGAGGTGCAtaacttctcttcttcttcagtttaGTTTATGGCAAAAAAATCTAGAAAGTGGCAACTGCATTTGCTATGAAGGCAAACTACCtgccaaattaaaatttgtttggCCAACCCTATGGTTAATGATTaggattttgaaaattcaacTCCGGCATGATTATTAACATGATTATTAGCATGTTCATCTTTGAGTTTGATTATTAGTGATGTTAACTTGAGCTTGGAAAATGAATACAAATTAAGAGTATCCTAAAATTTGTAAATATAATTGGATTTTACCCTTGGATGGTTAGACACTGGCCTGGTAAACTTGCTTCATTTGTTGTAGTGGTATGCCCGAGTGTAAGCTTGGACTGAATGATCGAGTGCTGCTGGAGGCGCAAGGTCGAACAACAAAAGGGAAAGCCATCGATCTGGATGATATCAAGTTCCATCAGTATGTTGCCTCATTTAGCTAATTCAAATCTATGCTGCTTCATATGCTAATAACCcttttgatttactttaatttttccCCACCCTGTAGGTGTGTACGTTTGGCTCGATTCGAGAATGACCGAACTATATCCTTCATACCCCCTGATGGAGCATTTGATCTGATGACATACAGACTCAGTACTCAGgttcattttgttttatgcaCCATAAATAGTTACTTATGTCATCCTTGTTTATatattcttgttttgtttattccTTGGTAACCAACGGGGGCATAAGTGAGCTCCAACCTTGATTTGCATTTAAATTTGTCTTCTCAATGGTTTCAGGTAAAGCCTCTTATCTGGGTGGAAGCACAAGTTGAAAAGCATTCTAGAAGTCGTATTGAAATCACGGTAAAAGCAAGGAGCCAGTATAAGGAGCGCAGGTAATAGCAGTGATACATGTTCTGTAGTGTAAAAAGTCAGTTTAATGACTTCTATAGCTTGCGACAGTTGCTTAGTGCAACAGTTTACAACTTTTCACTCGTGAGTTCCATTATCAGAATCTCTTACTGTAAGCTCCGGTTACTTGGTACAGCACGGCTACAAATGTCGAAATTCATTTGCCTGTGCCTGCCGATGCTACAAATCCTAATGTCCGGACATCAATGGGATCTGCTGCATATGCTCCAGAGAGTGATGCTTTAGTCTGGAAAATTAAATCTTTTCCTGGTAATAAGGTAGGACTAGGTCTAAAGCTCCATAGGCTTTCTCTTGCCATTAAGTATATTATCGATTGCAAAGACCTCTCAAAGATATTTTTGACCTTGTATTAAATTGCACAGGAGTACATGTTGAGGGCTGAGTTTAGGCTTCCTAGTATAACTTCTGAAGAAGCAGTTCCTGAAAGAAAAGCTCCTATTCGTGTGAAGTTTGAAATCCCGTATTTTACCGTCTCCGGGATTCAGGTACGCTACAAGcatcattattttctcaattggGCTCATGCTGTGATTGGTTCAACTTCAAACTGATGTGGCTATCTGGTATTTGGATTTTGTAGGTCCGATACCTAAAAATCATTGAGAAAAGTGGATACCATGCTCTTCCATGGGTGAGATACATAACAATGGCGGGCGAATATGAACTGAGACTAATGTAAAGGCAACTCACATGTCTTGCAGCTTTCAATCAAGTAAATAGAATACATGCTCGGggaattttctttctatacTGCTGCCATTACGAGTAAACTCATCTCCAGTGATCTTTTGCAATGGCTGCCACACAAGTTTATTCAAtcaatttttgtgtgttttactttttctttttggttataATCAACAGCAGGAGATTTTGTTTCAGGCCCGAACTTGGTTTGTGAAAGTAGGTTATAGGTAATGGTGAATACCAAGTGTATGGCTCAGTACTTATTATTGTCATGCTTGAATTATACATGATAAACACTTTTctaattataaatgaaaatctttttatttactttcatGTGAAGCTGTATGCATCTTTGTATGACTAGTACTGTTGATATGCATTTGCCGAAATTTCACCATCGCACAAGCATACATCGTAGTTTATGAGCCAAGTTTTAAgttgggggagagagagagagagagagtctgcgtttcaaatttcaacagtaaatttgtaattgacAACCGAATTGATAGAATTGTAATAGTCAGATTGTACAAATAACCAGGTCAATGCTTTAGCACATCATAACAGTAACAGCTACAGAACTCCCAAGGTACAAGAGGAAATCTCGCGCAGGCTCAAACCCGTTCAGAAAACTGATACTCGATGCAAGCCACCAGCCGTCAGAAAACATTAAGCGCACACCCTGTCACATGCCTgctcaaaaaaagaaagaaaaatattaggtTAGCTTCCAAGGAAGAAGGGAATGACCAATCAAAATGCAACAAGAAAAGCTGTAATTTTGGTGAATAGAAGTGATAACAACTTAAATTCTTTAAAGTAGAGACTAGAAACCGCGAGATAATCTTACAACACGATCGATGGTAATACAGGCATATGTCAATCAATTTTTCCAATTGGATTGAGAAATAAAATGTCAGGAAAAACTGTAGAGCTAAACAAGCAAAAAGCCCCAACTTCCAACTCCGACGTAACCATAAAGCTTAACAAGAATTTTCCAAGAACCCAAAGATTAAATGACAACTAAGCGAATCCCAAAACTGTTGTGTTTGAATGACTGATACAACTGCAATTCGATAATGACATCATTTTGGAATTGTATAGTTTCATCATAGAAAGAATTCATAAGGTTGCCTATGGGAAGGCTTGTGACACACTACCGAGATGGAAGAATAAAAGGCATACCCCAAATATGATTAGTCCTACTGAAAAAGTTAGTCCAAATATTTCAATCAAAAACCTCATAAACATCACTTATCAAGCAGCCTTAAACTAAATACAGAACTGCTGGTCTAACATTGAACTTAGATAGGATAATTTTTGCAGTAAACCAAACAAATTGAAGTTCAGATATTGTTAACTTGTCAACCCTTTATGATATAGTTCTTGCCAAAAGCGCCATCACAGTGTCAACTCTCAGAACattgaaaaacaataaaatctaccagtttcactcaaaaatgtTAGAAACATGGTAATGAAGGAAGTCTGGATGCACAGTATACCTTCCTGCATATCTacaatgagcttttggtttcaaattttaagttttaaagaTAGGGGTTGTAGAGGAAGAGATCTGCAACAAAACCAAGGATATACAGATTCCATTTCAATTAGAAAAATGGCAAAACACCATTGAATTATAAGCACCATTGCCGCAAACATATGACAAGGCAAAGCATTCAGAATTTACTCAAACAAATAAGGTAAAGAAAAACATACCAATCACTGCTGCTGCTGATTTTGTTGCTGGTTCTGAGGGTTGGGTGGAGGTGGCATTCCAGGACGAGGGGGTCCAAACACAGGAACTTGACCACCAGGTGGAGGAGGCATCCCAGGACGATGCGGTGGTGGACCAGGCATGCCGGGTCGAGGCGGAGGAGGTGGGCCCCTCATCATCTGCCCAGGCGGCGGAGGACCCATCGGCCTCTGCCCAAACTGCATCTGAGGTGGGCCCTGGAATTGCAGAGGTGGGCCACCAGGCCTCGGAAACTGTGGAGGCGGCACACCAGGCGGTGGACCCCGCGCCATCTGCGGTGGGCCCTGACCGGGATATCCAGGCATCTGCCCAGGCGGACGAATCACCGGAGCAGCCGGGTACGACATAGGCGGCGCAGAGAGGTTCGGAACAGGAGGGCGTGAAATCTGCGGCTGCATCATGCCGGGGGCGGGCCCACCCACGCCTCGAACCGGGCCGGAGAGACCGGGCTGTGCCTGGGCCAGTGGAGCAGTGGGGATACCTCGACCGGCGGCCCGGCCCAAACCGGGGCCAGCCAAAGCGGCGGCGCTGGCGGCCTTGGCACGTGACTCTTCCTGAGGAGGTGGGCCCTCGACGGTCATGGAGATCACCTCTTCACCGCGGAGGAGGACGAGTCCTAGGGTTCGACGGTCGTCGCGTTCCTCGTTGCTCTTCTTGCCCTTCAATGGCGGGAGCTTGCGAAACTCCTCGCAGTCGCCCAGGACGAGGTTCATGTGGCGATCGAAGGCCATGAACTTGCCGACGAGCTGCCGACCGTCTTGGATCGTCACTCGCATTCGGTAGTTTATGAATTGCAGCATCTTGGAGCTCTTCGACATCGACATTGTGATGGGCTCTGCAGTCCTCCGCGCCCAAGGCTTGGGGGTTTTTGGACACTGAAGAAGAGACGATTGAAAACCCTAGGGTTTTGGATCGACGCAAATCAAATTCGGGATTGTCTAAACTCTGTTCTATTTTttcacataaattttttttttttaaaaaaaaactaaaactaaataGATGTGCGTATATTATATTGGGCTCGAGAATGATTTGGGCTTGATGACGCGTTGTGGGCTTATTTTAGTATGACGTGGATGATTGGGGGATTCAATTCAACTGAGCTTAGCTTGGATTTATAAACTTAAGGAAAGTTTTAATCCAATTAGgaattattttatttcgtGTATATTTACTTACTTTGG
This genomic interval carries:
- the LOC18776977 gene encoding AP-1 complex subunit mu-2, producing the protein MAGAASALFLLDIKGRVLIWRDYRGDVSAAQAERFFTKFIEKEVDPYSQDPVVYDNGVSYMFIQHNNVYLMIASRQNCNAASLLLFLHRVIDVFKHYFEELEEESLRDNFVVVYELLDEIMDFGFPQFTEAKILSEFIKTDAYRMEVTQRPPMAVTNAVSWRSEGIRYKKNEVFLDVVESVNILVNSNGQIIRSDVVGALKMRTYLSGMPECKLGLNDRVLLEAQGRTTKGKAIDLDDIKFHQCVRLARFENDRTISFIPPDGAFDLMTYRLSTQVKPLIWVEAQVEKHSRSRIEITVKARSQYKERSTATNVEIHLPVPADATNPNVRTSMGSAAYAPESDALVWKIKSFPGNKEYMLRAEFRLPSITSEEAVPERKAPIRVKFEIPYFTVSGIQVRYLKIIEKSGYHALPWVRYITMAGEYELRLM
- the LOC18776425 gene encoding lysM domain receptor-like kinase 3 isoform X3, with the translated sequence MEMACLNQKQHLLFLVLFTTIFSTHVLSDSVGISSTRLYPFACSDSDQIQSCNSYLYHISKGHQIEEIATFYSVNSSSIKPIVHGTQHKQDYLVSVPCTCKDIKGTKTYLYDTSYLVKQGDTLENVVSEFYSGQAMIVGAEEKPFAGVGNMTTILLVCGCVERSSQEVVTYTVQDHDTLIGIEQLLSAYESEIQNLNINLTQTPNFIDVGWVLFVPMELNGLQPKRQGKRLSLPTIIGVVSAVGFLFVATFIIFLLIRYRKGRNREEDQKSVVNPSAKKGFSLKQQFFKRQMEETFENERPVIYSMEQIEMATSNFDETRKIGEGGYGSVYFGILGELQEVAIKKMRSSRTKEFFAELKVLCKIHHNNVVELLGYASGSDHLCLVYEFLQNGSLNDHLHDPLLKGNQPLSWTARAQIALDTARGIEYIHDHTKARYVHRDIKTSNILLDQGLRAKVADFGLARLVERSSEEDMVATRVVGTPGYIPPESVRELQMTSKTDVYAFGVVVAELITGQRAIVRDNREPKRMKSLSSVLYAVFQEKDPEAALEAKVDGNMKGSYPIEEVYKHLADGRNSKAVFE
- the LOC18776035 gene encoding small nuclear ribonucleoprotein-associated proteins B and B', translating into MSMSKSSKMLQFINYRMRVTIQDGRQLVGKFMAFDRHMNLVLGDCEEFRKLPPLKGKKSNEERDDRRTLGLVLLRGEEVISMTVEGPPPQEESRAKAASAAALAGPGLGRAAGRGIPTAPLAQAQPGLSGPVRGVGGPAPGMMQPQISRPPVPNLSAPPMSYPAAPVIRPPGQMPGYPGQGPPQMARGPPPGVPPPQFPRPGGPPLQFQGPPQMQFGQRPMGPPPPGQMMRGPPPPPRPGMPGPPPHRPGMPPPPGGQVPVFGPPRPGMPPPPNPQNQQQNQQQQ
- the LOC18776425 gene encoding lysM domain receptor-like kinase 3 isoform X1; translation: MEMACLNQKQHLLFLVLFTTIFSTHVLSDSVGISSTRLYPFACSDSDQIQSCNSYLYHISKGHQIEEIATFYSVNSSSIKPIVHGTQHKQDYLVSVPCTCKDIKGTKTYLYDTSYLVKQGDTLENVVSEFYSGQAMIVGAEEKPFAGVGNMTTILLVCGCVERSSQEVVTYTVQDHDTLIGIEQLLSAYESEIQNLNINLTQTPNFIDVGWVLFVPMELNGLQPKRQGKRLSLPTIIGVVSAVGFLFVATFIIFLLIRYRKGRNREEDQKSVVNPSAKKGFSLKQQFFKRQMEETFENERPVIYSMEQIEMATSNFDETRKIGEGGYGSVYFGILGELQEVAIKKMRSSRTKEFFAELKVLCKIHHNNVVELLGYASGSDHLCLVYEFLQNGSLNDHLHDPLLKGNQPLSWTARAQIALDTARGIEYIHDHTKARYVHRDIKTSNILLDQGLRAKVADFGLARLVERSSEEDMVATRVVGTPGYIPPESVRELQMTSKTDVYAFGVVVAELITGQRAIVRDNREPKRMKSLSSVLYAVFQEKDPEAALEAKVDGNMKGSYPIEEVYKMAEIARRCSSEDPVDRPEMRDIVQTLSQILVCSIEWEASLGGKSQVFSGLIMSGR
- the LOC18776425 gene encoding lysM domain receptor-like kinase 3 isoform X2; translated protein: MEMACLNQKQHLLFLVLFTTIFSTHVLSDSVGISSTRLYPFACSDSDQIQSCNSYLYHISKGHQIEEIATFYSVNSSSIKPIVHGTQHKQDYLVSVPCTCKDIKGTKTYLYDTSYLVKQGDTLENVVSEFYSGQAMIVGAEEKPFAGVGNMTTILLVCGCVERSSQEVVTYTVQDHDTLIGIEQLLSAYESEIQNLNINLTQTPNFIDVGWVLFVPMELNGLQPKRQGKRLSLPTIIGVVSAVGFLFVATFIIFLLIRYRKGRNREEDQKSVVNPSAKKGFSLKQQFFKRQMEETFENERPVIYSMEQIEMATSNFDETRKIGEGGYGSVYFGILGELEVAIKKMRSSRTKEFFAELKVLCKIHHNNVVELLGYASGSDHLCLVYEFLQNGSLNDHLHDPLLKGNQPLSWTARAQIALDTARGIEYIHDHTKARYVHRDIKTSNILLDQGLRAKVADFGLARLVERSSEEDMVATRVVGTPGYIPPESVRELQMTSKTDVYAFGVVVAELITGQRAIVRDNREPKRMKSLSSVLYAVFQEKDPEAALEAKVDGNMKGSYPIEEVYKMAEIARRCSSEDPVDRPEMRDIVQTLSQILVCSIEWEASLGGKSQVFSGLIMSGR